A window from Neodiprion fabricii isolate iyNeoFabr1 chromosome 2, iyNeoFabr1.1, whole genome shotgun sequence encodes these proteins:
- the LOC124176560 gene encoding GDP-fucose protein O-fucosyltransferase 1, with the protein MFKFLLFIIFFEQVYMGYCKYAEIDENGYILYCPCMGRFGNQADNFLGALGFSIALNRTLVVPPWVEYRTGETKSVQVPFDTYFNVSQLESCHRVIVMEEFMKKIAPTVWPESKRISFCYSVRGSTGSCNAKDGNPFGPFWDTFDVEFVGSEFYGPLHYDVHHSDMVYQWSRKYPSSYWPVLAFTGAPASFPVQMENKKLQKCVGWNDKIADQAKSFVKNHLPRGAYVGIHLRNGVDWVRACEFISSSPNLFAAPQCLGYRNERGKATSAMCLPPFELIIRQLKRIIRANNDVKSIFVASDSNHLIPELSKALKRMEITVHKQEEPASPHLDLAILGRSNYFIGNCISSFSAFVAREREVRGYPTIFWGFPPERTVSYVSHEEL; encoded by the exons atgttcaagttCCTTCTTTTCATTATATTCTTTGAACAAGTTTATATGGGATACTGTAAATACGCAGAGATCGACGAGAATGGCTACATTCTTTACTGTCCTTGCAtgg GTAGATTTGGTAACCAAGCAGATAACTTTTTGGGTGCATTGGGTTTTTCCATTGCCTTAAATCGCACATTAGTTGTGCCACCATGGGTTGAATATCGCACAGGGGAGACGAAATCG GTACAAGTACCATTTGACACCTATTTTAATGTATCTCAACTGGAAAGTTGCCACAGGGTGATTGTAATGGAAGAATTCATGAAGAAAATTGCACCTACTGTATGGCCAGAGTCAAAAAGGATTT CTTTTTGTTACTCTGTACGAGGAAGTACAGGGTCATGCAACGCGAAGGACGGCAACCCCTTTGGACCATTTTGGGACACATTTGACGTAGAGTTTGTTGGGTCAGAGTTTTATGGGCCACTGCATTATGACGTTCATCACAGTGACATGGTATATCAGTGGTCACGTAAATATCCGTCAAGTTATTGGCCGGTTTTAGCATTCACTGGAGCTCCTGCTAGCTTTCCTGTTCAAATGGAGAACAAAAAGCTGCAAAAGTGCGTCGGCTGGAATGATAAAATTGCAGATCAAGCCAAGTCATTTGTGAAGAACCACCTGCCAAGAGGAGCTTACGTTGGAATTCACTTACGGAATGGAGTTGATTGG GTGAGGGCCTGCGAATTCATTTCCAGTTCACCGAACTTGTTTGCTGCACCACAGTGTTTAGGGTATAGAAATGAACGAGGCAAAGCTACGTCTGCTATGTGTCTACCACCCTTTGAATTAATAATCAGACAATTAAAACGCATTATTCGTGCAAACAACGATGTTAAATCCATCTTTGTGGCATCAGATAGCAACCATTTGATACCGGAGCTCAGCAAAGCCCTAAAACGAATGGAA ATTACTGTACATAAACAAGAAGAACCTGCGTCTCCTCATTTGGACCTAGCAATTTTAGGTAGATCTAATTACTTCATCGGTAACtgtatttcatcattttctgcGTTTGTGGCCAGGGAGAGGGAAGTGCGTGGGTATCCTACTATTTTTTGGGGTTTCCCACCAGAAAGAACTGTTTCGTACGTTTCGCACGAGGAATTGTAA
- the LOC124176572 gene encoding sorting nexin-17 produces the protein MHFSIPDTQEFIDDSGNAYLGYNIHINGLFHCTVRYKQLLNLHVQLGKELDVVLPEFPPKKLFPLTVNQQEERRALLEKYIQTIGQNSAINSSELLNGFLLHAQQETAGEHSGVENLDIFLINGQKITISASPGENSEQILMKFCRLIELHEKYACYFALFLMHQEEDDSNINVLRKLQNFESPLVTHKSIPLISVKIVLAKSYWNPAYDEELMQDKVALNLLYVQTASEIDRGWISVPNESRDRLASIRARSNKKEYMKLARSFKYYGYVQFAACLSDYPEPRTRVLVSIGKNELNLRIYQEGEEECEATFEVTRMRCWRITTLHNTAEKHEDEEYSLELSFEYLMSKNQLQWITISSEQAILMSVCLQAMIDELLIKSIGGNKNQEKSSKTWTYMRRDGNSQVIATSPSTDSINKTDQESEHQSMPTKAEPIMRKITERLSAVTVKKSDGIKRSTNVLNKGDGSTENNAFHMIGDDDL, from the exons ATGCATTTCTCAATACCGGATACCCAGGAATTCATTGACGACAGTGGGAATGCGTATCTG GGatataacatacatatcaATGGATTATTTCACTGCACTGTAAGGTATAAGCAACTGTTGAACCTACATGTGCAACTAGGAAAAGAGCTTGACGTTGTGCTTCCtgaatttccgccaaaaaagTTATTCCCATTGACAGTAAATCAGCAGGAGGAAAGACGTGCTcttttggaaaaatatattcaaacaattGGGCAAAATTCTGCTATAAACAGTTCTGAATTGCTTAATGGATTTCTATTACATGCTCAACAAGAAACGGCAGGAGAACATTCTGGAGTAGAAAATTTAGATATTTTTCTGATTAATGGgcagaaaattacaatatctGCCTCACCCGGAGAAAACTCGGAACAAATTTTAATG AAATTCTGCCGTTTAATTGAATTGCATGAAAAGTATGCTTGCTACTTTGCATTGTTTCTTATGCATCAAGAAGAAGACGATAGTAACATAAATG TGCTACGAAAGTTGCAAAACTTTGAGTCTCCTCTCGTCACTCACAAGAGTATACCTCTTATTAGCGTCAAGATAGTGCTGGCTAAAAGCTACTGGAACCCTGCCTATGACGAAGAATTGATGCAGGATAAAGTTGCTCTAAATCTGCTCTATGTTCAAACAGCATCAGAAATAGACAGAGGATGGATTTCTGTTCCCAATGAATCAAGAGATCGCCTTGCTAGCATACGAGCTAGAAGCAATAAAAAGGAG TACATGAAACTGGCCAGATCTTTTAAATACTACGGATATGTTCAGTTTGCTGCGTGTCTCAGTGACTATCCTGAACCACGTACAAGGGTTTTGGTATCCATTGGTAAAAACGAACTTAATTTACGAATTTATCAAGAAGGTGAAGAGGAATGTGAAGCTACATTCGAAGTTACTAGAATGCGTTGTTGGCGCATCACTACACTGCACAAT ACTGCAGAAAAACATGAAGATGAAGAATATAGCCTTGAGTTATCCTTTGAATATCTGATGTCTAAAAACCAGTTGCAATGGATTACAATTTCATCGGAACAAGCTATCCTCATGTCTGTTTGTTTACAAGCTATGATCGACGAGTTGCTGATAAAAAGTATTGGCGGAAATAAAAACCAG gaaaaatcatcaaaaactTGGACGTATATGAGAAGAGATGGTAACAGTCAAGTCATAGCGACATCTCCTTCTACGGACAGTATTAATAAAACAGACCAG gAAAGCGAGCATCAATCTATGCCAACAAAAGCTGAACCAATTATGCGAAAAATAACTGAGAGATTATCAGCAGTAACTGTGAAGAAATCCGATGGGATAAAGAGATCAACAAATGTTTTGAACAAAGGAGACGGCTCAACTGAAAATAATGCATTCCATATGATTGGAGACGATGATCTTTGA
- the LOC124176563 gene encoding serine/threonine-protein phosphatase 2A activator-like isoform X1, whose protein sequence is MSAAELSPQVKKFSPDDHEFVVPKKAIKIPDDMISWQKSEAYFEYLGFLLALNESVQGKASDIECSQSQIVVKTVDMLKKFDEWIDAIPPIDQPQRFGNKSFRLWHTKLLEEGLEELRNVIPVELHRAAPEVVQYLYESFGNATRIDYGTGHEMAFIMFLCCMFKITAYEPEDKTAVVVKVFNRYLQLVRKLQLTYRMEPAGSHGVWSLDDYQFVPFIWGSSQLVGHPCIEPHHFLDKDILDRFSKQFMFLSCIEFISQVKTGPFAEHSNQLWNVSAVSSWSKVNSGLIKMYKAEILAKFPVVQHVLFGSLLPITPASPYVTCKPLSRPPPPPPTRTSSSH, encoded by the exons ATGTCAGCAGCCGAATTGTCTCctcaagtaaaaaaattttcgc CAGACGATCATGAATTTGTTGTTCCAAAAAAGGCTATTAAAATACCTGACGACATGATAAGTTGGCAAAAATCTGAGGCCTATTTC GAATACCTTGGTTTCTTGTTAGCCCTCAACGAGTCTGTTCAAGGAAAGGCATCGGACATAGAATGTTCGCAATCACAAATCGTTGTCAAAACCGTTGACatgttgaagaaatttgaCGAATGGATCGATGCTATCCCACCCATAGATCAGCCCCAGCGTTTTGGCAATAAATCTTTTCGTTTGTGGCACACCAAGCTATTAGAA gAAGGCCTTGAGGAACTGCGCAATGTTATACCAGTGGAGCTCCATCGAGCTGCACCGGAAGTAGTCCAGTACTTATATGAGAGTTTTGGAAATGCCACGCGCATAGATTATGGCACTGGTCACGAAATGGCATTTATTATGTTCTTGTGCTGCATGTTCAAAATCACAGCATATGAGCCTGAAGATAAAACTGCTGTTGTGGTAAAGGTTTTTAATAG GTATCTTCAGCTAGTTCGTAAGTTGCAACTAACATATCGCATGGAGCCTGCGGGAAGCCATGGTGTGTGGAGCCTTGACGACTATCAATTCGTACCTTTTATCTGGGGGAGCTCACAATTAGTTG GTCACCCATGCATAGAGCCTCACCATTTTTTGGACAAAGATATTTTAGACCGTTTTAGTAAACAATTCATGTTTCTCAGCTGCATTGAATTCATATCGCAG GTTAAAACAGGACCATTTGCTGAGCATTCTAATCAACTATGGAACGTTAGTGCTGTTTCTTCCTGGTCGAAAGTAAACAGTGGgttaataaaaatgtataaagcCGAG ATCTTGGCCAAGTTTCCAGTAGTTCAACACGTATTGTTTGGATCTCTATTGCCCATAACTCCAGCGTCTCCTTATGTCACCTGTAAACCTCTAAGCCgaccacctccacctccaccaaCGCGCACTTCATCGTCACATTAA
- the LOC124176563 gene encoding serine/threonine-protein phosphatase 2A activator-like isoform X2, with product MSAAELSPQVKKFSHDHEFVVPKKAIKIPDDMISWQKSEAYFEYLGFLLALNESVQGKASDIECSQSQIVVKTVDMLKKFDEWIDAIPPIDQPQRFGNKSFRLWHTKLLEEGLEELRNVIPVELHRAAPEVVQYLYESFGNATRIDYGTGHEMAFIMFLCCMFKITAYEPEDKTAVVVKVFNRYLQLVRKLQLTYRMEPAGSHGVWSLDDYQFVPFIWGSSQLVGHPCIEPHHFLDKDILDRFSKQFMFLSCIEFISQVKTGPFAEHSNQLWNVSAVSSWSKVNSGLIKMYKAEILAKFPVVQHVLFGSLLPITPASPYVTCKPLSRPPPPPPTRTSSSH from the exons ATGTCAGCAGCCGAATTGTCTCctcaagtaaaaaaattttcgc ACGATCATGAATTTGTTGTTCCAAAAAAGGCTATTAAAATACCTGACGACATGATAAGTTGGCAAAAATCTGAGGCCTATTTC GAATACCTTGGTTTCTTGTTAGCCCTCAACGAGTCTGTTCAAGGAAAGGCATCGGACATAGAATGTTCGCAATCACAAATCGTTGTCAAAACCGTTGACatgttgaagaaatttgaCGAATGGATCGATGCTATCCCACCCATAGATCAGCCCCAGCGTTTTGGCAATAAATCTTTTCGTTTGTGGCACACCAAGCTATTAGAA gAAGGCCTTGAGGAACTGCGCAATGTTATACCAGTGGAGCTCCATCGAGCTGCACCGGAAGTAGTCCAGTACTTATATGAGAGTTTTGGAAATGCCACGCGCATAGATTATGGCACTGGTCACGAAATGGCATTTATTATGTTCTTGTGCTGCATGTTCAAAATCACAGCATATGAGCCTGAAGATAAAACTGCTGTTGTGGTAAAGGTTTTTAATAG GTATCTTCAGCTAGTTCGTAAGTTGCAACTAACATATCGCATGGAGCCTGCGGGAAGCCATGGTGTGTGGAGCCTTGACGACTATCAATTCGTACCTTTTATCTGGGGGAGCTCACAATTAGTTG GTCACCCATGCATAGAGCCTCACCATTTTTTGGACAAAGATATTTTAGACCGTTTTAGTAAACAATTCATGTTTCTCAGCTGCATTGAATTCATATCGCAG GTTAAAACAGGACCATTTGCTGAGCATTCTAATCAACTATGGAACGTTAGTGCTGTTTCTTCCTGGTCGAAAGTAAACAGTGGgttaataaaaatgtataaagcCGAG ATCTTGGCCAAGTTTCCAGTAGTTCAACACGTATTGTTTGGATCTCTATTGCCCATAACTCCAGCGTCTCCTTATGTCACCTGTAAACCTCTAAGCCgaccacctccacctccaccaaCGCGCACTTCATCGTCACATTAA